Proteins from a single region of Streptomyces vinaceus:
- a CDS encoding helix-turn-helix domain-containing protein, translated as MSEDTADAGFARLLRELKDRSGLSYGTLAKRLHMSTSTLHRYCIGDVVPADYAPVERLARLCKASPEELVELHRAWVLADANRPRKGGEPGARTPSAPAPPPNGRRRMRTAVLVGTAVAVVAGAGAVIAYLPIRESGVRERPAGAVSLADGAGQRTDGGTTGASEAARSGASPSPSPSDSAPAAGAVPTASPSPAGRGGDTASGTPVKVTTQPYTWETPCEQHYLIERPPAQVAPPPLERDAPAWVGAVGAVSAGGQYVTLTLQGTGKDTVVLESLTVRMAGKRAPLAWNDYAMGYPGVGCGAGVPTRSFTVALDAVRPAVVPEAGQPNFPFKVSESEPEVFYVKADASAYDVSWYLELAWTSGSRHGTVTVDNGGKPFRTSGRNGRPGYEFPLGGDGWVPAGTTH; from the coding sequence GTGTCGGAAGACACTGCTGATGCCGGGTTCGCCCGGCTGCTGCGAGAGCTGAAGGACAGGTCCGGGCTCAGCTACGGAACGCTCGCCAAACGGCTCCACATGAGTACGTCGACCTTGCACCGGTACTGCATCGGCGACGTGGTCCCCGCGGACTACGCACCGGTCGAACGGCTCGCCCGCCTCTGCAAGGCATCGCCCGAGGAACTCGTCGAACTGCACCGGGCCTGGGTGCTGGCGGACGCCAACCGCCCGCGCAAGGGCGGTGAGCCGGGCGCCAGGACACCGAGCGCGCCGGCGCCCCCGCCGAACGGGCGCCGCCGGATGCGCACGGCCGTCCTCGTGGGGACCGCCGTGGCCGTCGTGGCCGGGGCGGGGGCGGTCATCGCGTACCTGCCGATACGGGAGAGCGGCGTCCGGGAGCGCCCCGCCGGTGCCGTGTCCCTCGCGGACGGCGCGGGACAGCGTACGGACGGCGGGACGACGGGGGCGTCCGAGGCGGCACGTTCGGGAGCCTCGCCCTCGCCCTCGCCCTCGGACTCCGCGCCGGCGGCCGGCGCCGTACCCACCGCGAGCCCGTCCCCCGCCGGTCGCGGCGGCGACACCGCGTCCGGTACGCCGGTGAAGGTGACCACCCAGCCCTACACCTGGGAAACACCGTGCGAGCAGCACTACCTGATCGAGAGGCCTCCGGCCCAGGTGGCCCCGCCGCCCCTGGAACGGGACGCGCCCGCGTGGGTGGGGGCGGTCGGAGCCGTGTCCGCGGGCGGGCAGTACGTCACGCTGACCCTCCAGGGCACCGGCAAGGACACCGTGGTCCTGGAGAGCCTGACCGTCCGTATGGCGGGCAAGCGTGCGCCGCTCGCCTGGAACGACTACGCCATGGGCTACCCGGGCGTCGGCTGCGGCGCCGGGGTGCCGACGCGCTCCTTCACCGTCGCCCTCGACGCCGTGCGCCCGGCCGTCGTACCCGAGGCGGGGCAGCCGAACTTCCCGTTCAAGGTGAGCGAGTCCGAACCGGAGGTGTTCTACGTCAAGGCCGACGCCTCCGCCTACGACGTGAGCTGGTACCTGGAGCTCGCCTGGACGAGCGGGTCCCGCCACGGCACCGTCACGGTCGACAACGGCGGAAAGCCCTTCCGTACCAGCGGTCGCAACGGGCGGCCCGGCTACGAGTTCCCCCTCGGCGGCGACGGCTGGGTCCCGGCGGGAACGACTCACTGA
- a CDS encoding PTS transporter subunit EIIC, producing MSTDKNRATAAAILPLVGGPDNISSIAHCMTRLRIALHDRSLVDDEALRALPAVLGVVEDETYQIVLGPGTVARVTPEFEALVEEGRSPRTPRTPVTAEELADRGAALKQEQKARNSTPVKLFLRRIANVFVPLIPALIGCGIIAGLNGVLLNTGWLPAVVPALAAIASGFMSLIAVFVGYNTAKEFGGTPVLGGAVAAIIVFPGVAKIDAFGQHLSPGQGGVLGALAAAFLAVHVERLCRRWVPETVDALVTPTLTVLVSGLVTIYGLMFLAGEVATAIGSAATWLLSAGGAFAGLVLGGLFLPLVMLGLHQALIPIHTTLIEQTGHTALLPILAMAGAGQVGAALAVYCRLPRNRSLRTTIKSALPAGFLGVGEPLIYGVSLPLGRPFVTACVGGAAGGAFVGLFNQLGLPFGATAIGPSGWALFPLLDGPSGLGTNLAIYAGGLLTGYLAGFAATYFFGFTRQMLTELNADQEPPAATAPTADADKEPAMT from the coding sequence ATGTCCACTGACAAGAACCGCGCCACCGCCGCCGCGATCCTCCCCCTGGTCGGCGGCCCGGACAACATCAGCTCCATCGCCCACTGCATGACCCGGCTGCGCATCGCCCTGCACGACCGCTCGCTGGTCGACGACGAGGCGCTGCGGGCGCTGCCCGCGGTGCTGGGCGTCGTCGAGGACGAGACCTACCAGATCGTGCTCGGGCCGGGGACGGTCGCCCGGGTGACCCCGGAGTTCGAGGCGCTGGTCGAGGAGGGCCGCTCCCCCCGCACCCCCCGGACGCCGGTCACCGCCGAGGAACTCGCCGACCGGGGCGCCGCGTTGAAGCAGGAACAGAAGGCCCGCAACAGCACGCCGGTGAAACTGTTCCTGCGCCGGATCGCGAACGTCTTCGTCCCGCTGATCCCGGCTCTCATCGGCTGCGGCATCATCGCGGGCCTGAACGGCGTCCTGCTCAACACGGGTTGGCTGCCCGCCGTGGTCCCCGCGCTCGCCGCGATCGCCTCCGGATTCATGTCGCTGATCGCCGTCTTCGTCGGCTACAACACGGCCAAGGAGTTCGGCGGTACGCCGGTCCTGGGCGGCGCCGTCGCCGCGATCATCGTCTTCCCGGGCGTCGCGAAGATCGACGCCTTCGGCCAGCACCTCTCCCCCGGGCAGGGCGGGGTCCTCGGCGCCCTGGCCGCCGCCTTCCTCGCCGTCCACGTGGAGCGGCTGTGCCGCCGGTGGGTCCCCGAGACGGTGGACGCGCTGGTCACCCCCACGCTCACCGTCCTGGTGTCCGGGCTGGTGACGATCTACGGCCTGATGTTCCTGGCCGGTGAGGTCGCCACCGCCATCGGCTCCGCCGCCACCTGGCTGCTCTCCGCCGGCGGGGCCTTCGCCGGGCTCGTCCTCGGCGGACTGTTCCTGCCGCTGGTGATGCTGGGGCTGCACCAGGCGCTGATCCCGATCCACACCACCCTCATCGAGCAGACCGGCCACACCGCCCTCCTGCCGATCCTCGCCATGGCGGGCGCGGGCCAGGTCGGGGCGGCGCTCGCCGTCTACTGCCGGCTGCCGCGCAACCGGTCCCTGCGCACCACCATCAAGTCCGCGCTCCCGGCGGGCTTCCTGGGCGTCGGCGAGCCGCTGATCTACGGGGTCTCGCTCCCGCTCGGCCGCCCCTTCGTCACCGCCTGCGTGGGCGGTGCGGCGGGCGGGGCGTTCGTCGGGCTCTTCAACCAGCTCGGGCTCCCGTTCGGCGCCACCGCCATCGGCCCGTCCGGCTGGGCCCTGTTCCCGCTGCTGGACGGTCCTTCGGGGCTCGGCACGAACCTGGCGATCTACGCGGGCGGGCTGCTGACCGGCTACCTGGCCGGCTTCGCCGCCACGTACTTCTTCGGCTTCACGCGCCAGATGCTGACCGAGCTCAACGCCGACCAGGAGCCGCCTGCGGCCACCGCCCCGACGGCGGACGCCGACAAGGAACCGGCGATGACCTGA
- the murQ gene encoding N-acetylmuramic acid 6-phosphate etherase: MTGPYADGPYAVLRAQLDTLTTEAFRPELAEIDRLSTLDIARTMNAEDARVPAAVAAQLPRIAAAIDAIAPRMARGGRLVYAGAGTAGRMGVLDASECPPTFNTDPAQVVGLIAGGPGAMVRSVEGAEDSKELAAEDLTALDVGADDTVIGVSASGRTPYAIGAVEHARTRGALTVGLSCNAGSALAAAAEHGIEVVTGPELLTGSTRLKAGTAQKLVLNLISTITMIRLGKTYGNLMVDLRASNEKLRARSRRIVALATGAPDEEIEAALDATGGEVKQAVLVLLGGVDGPAAAELLTAAHGHLREALASARTPAP; encoded by the coding sequence ATGACCGGCCCGTACGCCGACGGCCCGTACGCCGTACTCCGCGCCCAGCTCGACACCCTGACCACCGAGGCCTTCCGCCCCGAACTCGCCGAGATCGACCGGCTGTCCACCCTCGACATCGCCCGCACCATGAACGCCGAGGACGCCCGCGTCCCGGCCGCCGTCGCCGCGCAGCTGCCGCGGATCGCCGCCGCGATCGACGCCATCGCCCCGCGGATGGCCCGCGGCGGGCGGCTCGTGTACGCGGGCGCCGGTACGGCCGGCCGGATGGGCGTCCTGGACGCCAGCGAGTGCCCGCCCACCTTCAACACCGACCCGGCACAGGTCGTCGGCCTGATCGCGGGCGGGCCCGGCGCCATGGTCCGGTCCGTGGAGGGCGCCGAGGACTCGAAGGAGCTGGCCGCCGAGGACCTCACCGCGCTGGACGTCGGAGCGGACGACACCGTCATCGGCGTCTCCGCCTCCGGCCGCACCCCGTACGCGATCGGCGCCGTCGAGCACGCCCGTACGCGGGGCGCGCTCACGGTCGGGCTGTCCTGCAACGCCGGCTCGGCGCTGGCCGCCGCCGCCGAACACGGCATCGAGGTGGTCACCGGGCCCGAGCTGCTCACGGGCTCCACCCGCCTGAAGGCCGGCACCGCGCAGAAGCTCGTACTGAACCTCATCTCGACGATCACCATGATCCGGCTCGGCAAGACGTACGGGAACCTCATGGTCGACCTGCGCGCCTCCAACGAGAAGCTGCGCGCCCGCTCCCGCCGGATCGTGGCACTGGCCACCGGCGCGCCGGACGAGGAGATCGAGGCCGCGCTCGACGCCACGGGCGGCGAGGTCAAGCAGGCCGTGCTCGTACTGCTCGGCGGCGTGGACGGCCCGGCGGCGGCCGAACTGCTCACGGCCGCGCACGGCCACCTCCGCGAGGCGCTGGCCTCGGCCCGTACGCCCGCCCCATGA
- a CDS encoding MurR/RpiR family transcriptional regulator has product MSDDPKETFSEGAGALVGAAPGTAPGAVPDTVPLRARVRSLGPSMTRSVQAVAETVAADPAGCSRLTVSALATRTGTSEATVVRTARLLGYPGYRDLRLALAALAAQQDSGAAPAVTADIAVDDPLADVVAKLAHEEAQTLADTAAGLDLTALGAAVTALATARRIDIYGVGASALVGQDLAQKLLRIGLVAHAHADPHLAVTGAVQLRPGDAAVAITHSGSTGDVIDPLRTAFERGATTIALTGRPNAPVTHYADLVLATSAARETRLRPAAMSSRTSQLLVVDCLFVAVAQRTYETAAPALAASYEALAPRRSARSPRP; this is encoded by the coding sequence ATGAGCGACGACCCGAAAGAAACTTTCAGCGAGGGTGCGGGCGCCCTCGTCGGAGCCGCCCCCGGAACCGCCCCCGGAGCCGTCCCGGACACCGTCCCGCTGCGGGCACGCGTCCGCAGCCTCGGGCCCTCCATGACCCGCTCCGTCCAAGCCGTCGCCGAAACCGTCGCCGCCGACCCCGCCGGCTGCTCCCGCCTCACCGTCAGCGCCCTCGCCACCCGCACCGGCACCAGCGAGGCCACCGTCGTCCGCACCGCCCGCCTCCTCGGCTACCCCGGCTACCGCGACCTGCGCCTGGCCCTCGCCGCCCTCGCCGCCCAGCAGGACTCCGGCGCGGCCCCCGCCGTCACCGCCGACATAGCCGTCGACGACCCGCTCGCCGACGTCGTCGCGAAACTGGCCCACGAGGAGGCCCAGACCCTCGCCGACACCGCCGCCGGACTCGACCTCACCGCGCTCGGCGCCGCCGTCACCGCGCTCGCGACCGCCCGCCGGATCGACATCTACGGCGTCGGCGCCTCCGCCCTCGTCGGCCAGGACCTCGCGCAGAAACTGCTGCGCATCGGCCTCGTCGCCCACGCCCACGCCGACCCCCACCTGGCCGTCACCGGCGCCGTCCAGCTGCGCCCCGGCGACGCCGCCGTCGCGATCACCCACTCCGGCTCCACCGGCGACGTGATCGACCCCCTCCGTACGGCCTTCGAGCGCGGCGCCACCACCATCGCGCTCACCGGCCGCCCGAACGCCCCCGTCACCCACTACGCCGACCTCGTACTGGCCACCTCGGCCGCCCGCGAGACCCGGCTGCGCCCGGCCGCCATGTCCAGCCGCACCAGCCAGCTCCTCGTCGTCGACTGCCTGTTCGTCGCCGTCGCGCAGCGCACGTACGAGACCGCCGCCCCCGCCCTCGCCGCCTCGTACGAGGCGCTCGCCCCCCGCCGATCCGCCAGGAGCCCCCGCCCATGA
- a CDS encoding DUF4031 domain-containing protein has protein sequence MTLYIDPPTWPGHGRMWSHLVSDVSYEELHAFAESIGCPAKAFERDHYDVPSHRYASAVGAGAVEVGSKELVRRLTAAGLRRPKGRPAA, from the coding sequence GTGACGCTCTACATCGACCCGCCGACCTGGCCGGGCCACGGCCGCATGTGGTCGCACCTGGTCAGCGACGTCTCGTACGAGGAACTGCACGCCTTCGCGGAGTCGATCGGCTGCCCGGCGAAGGCGTTCGAGCGGGACCACTACGACGTGCCCTCGCACCGCTACGCGTCCGCGGTCGGCGCGGGCGCGGTGGAGGTCGGCAGCAAGGAACTGGTCCGGCGTCTGACGGCCGCGGGCCTGCGCCGTCCGAAGGGGCGCCCGGCGGCGTAG
- a CDS encoding Cmx/CmrA family chloramphenicol efflux MFS transporter produces MPVAVYVLGLSVFALGTSEFMLSGLLPPIARDMDVTIPQAGLLISAFAIGMVVGAPLLAVATLRLPRRTTLIALISLFGLGQVAGALAPSYELLFASRIVSALACAGFWAVGAAVAIAMVDKDQRARAMAVMIGGLSIANVLGVPAGAFLGEHLGWRSAFWSVAAASAVALVGILALIPDIPRPAVRPTLSRELRIYRDRQVWLSIGVTALAAGGVFCAFSYLSPLLTEVAGLDAGWVPWVLALFGVGALAGTTIGGRIADAHLFGVMLWGITASTVFLVALALFASSAVAAVTLSFLMGLSAFATAPALNARMFNVAGAAPTLAGATTTAAFNLGNTGGPWLGGAVIDAGRGFAATAWAGAAMTVTAIALGAIALRLHTRTPQPPTRVIASSVPEAATPATAPSATR; encoded by the coding sequence ATGCCCGTCGCCGTCTACGTCCTCGGCCTGTCCGTCTTCGCGCTCGGGACGAGCGAGTTCATGCTCTCGGGGCTGCTGCCTCCCATCGCGCGGGACATGGACGTCACGATCCCGCAGGCCGGCCTGCTGATATCGGCCTTCGCGATCGGCATGGTCGTGGGGGCGCCGCTGCTGGCGGTGGCCACCCTGCGGCTCCCGCGCCGCACCACCCTCATCGCCCTCATCAGCCTCTTCGGCCTCGGGCAGGTGGCGGGCGCGCTGGCCCCCTCGTACGAGCTCCTCTTCGCCTCCCGCATCGTCTCCGCGCTCGCCTGCGCGGGCTTCTGGGCGGTCGGCGCGGCCGTCGCCATCGCGATGGTCGACAAGGACCAGCGGGCCCGCGCCATGGCCGTCATGATCGGCGGCCTCTCCATCGCCAACGTCCTCGGCGTCCCGGCCGGCGCCTTCCTCGGTGAGCACCTGGGCTGGCGGTCCGCGTTCTGGTCGGTCGCAGCGGCCTCGGCGGTCGCCCTCGTCGGCATCCTGGCGCTGATCCCGGACATCCCGCGGCCCGCCGTACGGCCCACCCTCTCGCGCGAGCTGCGCATCTACCGCGACCGCCAGGTGTGGCTGTCGATCGGCGTCACGGCGCTGGCCGCGGGCGGGGTCTTCTGCGCCTTCAGCTACCTGTCGCCGCTGCTGACGGAGGTCGCCGGGCTGGACGCGGGCTGGGTGCCGTGGGTGCTCGCGCTGTTCGGCGTCGGCGCGCTCGCCGGCACGACGATCGGCGGGCGGATCGCGGACGCCCACCTGTTCGGCGTCATGCTGTGGGGCATCACGGCGTCGACGGTCTTCCTCGTCGCACTGGCCCTGTTCGCCTCCTCGGCCGTGGCGGCCGTCACCCTGTCGTTCCTGATGGGCCTCTCGGCGTTCGCCACGGCTCCGGCGCTCAACGCCCGCATGTTCAACGTGGCGGGCGCGGCCCCGACCCTGGCCGGAGCCACCACGACGGCCGCGTTCAACTTGGGCAACACGGGCGGCCCCTGGCTCGGCGGCGCGGTGATCGACGCCGGCCGCGGCTTCGCCGCCACCGCCTGGGCGGGCGCCGCGATGACGGTGACGGCCATCGCCCTGGGCGCGATCGCCCTGCGCCTGCACACTCGCACGCCCCAGCCCCCGACCCGGGTGATCGCGTCCTCCGTCCCGGAGGCGGCAACCCCGGCCACCGCGCCGTCGGCCACCCGCTGA
- a CDS encoding HD domain-containing protein, with product MDTAPDTAPLRARWHATTAAAGAAADRDPDPYADRLLAAWAEPQRRYHTTAHLADVLARIDELAPYAADPAAVELAAWFHDAVYRPDRSENEERSAALAERALPELGIGAARTAEVARLVRLTVTHDPAPGDTNGEALCDADLAVLAGAPEAYAAYAAAVRAEYGFVPEDAFRAGRAAVLRQLLGLPRLFRTPYGAAHWEAPARRNLAAELALLAAGE from the coding sequence ATGGACACCGCGCCCGACACCGCCCCGCTCCGCGCCCGCTGGCACGCGACCACCGCCGCGGCCGGCGCAGCCGCCGACCGCGACCCCGACCCGTACGCCGACCGCCTCCTCGCCGCCTGGGCGGAGCCCCAGCGCCGCTACCACACCACCGCGCACCTGGCCGACGTACTCGCGCGCATCGACGAACTCGCCCCGTACGCCGCCGACCCCGCCGCCGTCGAGCTGGCCGCCTGGTTCCACGACGCCGTCTACCGCCCCGACCGCTCCGAGAACGAGGAGCGCAGCGCGGCCCTCGCCGAGCGCGCCCTGCCCGAGCTCGGCATCGGCGCGGCGCGCACCGCCGAGGTCGCCCGCCTGGTGCGGCTGACCGTCACCCACGACCCGGCCCCCGGCGACACCAACGGCGAGGCGCTCTGCGACGCCGACCTGGCGGTGCTCGCGGGCGCGCCCGAGGCGTACGCGGCGTACGCGGCCGCCGTCCGCGCCGAGTACGGCTTCGTCCCCGAGGACGCCTTCCGCGCCGGCCGGGCCGCCGTACTGCGCCAGCTGCTGGGCTTGCCCCGCCTCTTCCGCACCCCGTACGGCGCCGCGCACTGGGAGGCCCCGGCCCGCCGCAACCTCGCCGCCGAGCTGGCCCTTCTGGCCGCCGGGGAATGA
- a CDS encoding copper homeostasis protein CutC codes for MSNRAVLEVIALDAEDAVAAQAGGADRLELVTDMAADGLTPPRETFAAIRAAVDIPLRVMLRTADGFAAGTAADVEQLAARARALRAEGAEEFVLGFLDAHGNPDLAAIEAVVAELDGCKWTFHRAIDRAADRDQLRKAIAELPRSAAPDTYLTAGAAAGVDAGLPVLLAEAARRGEPGYTAQILVGGGLALSHLPVLRAAGIDAFHIGGAARPDGWSAPVSAAAVEDWRTALS; via the coding sequence ATGAGCAACCGTGCAGTCCTGGAGGTGATCGCCCTCGACGCGGAGGACGCGGTCGCGGCCCAGGCGGGTGGGGCGGACCGCCTCGAACTGGTCACCGACATGGCCGCCGACGGGCTCACCCCGCCGCGCGAGACCTTCGCGGCGATCAGGGCGGCGGTCGACATCCCGCTGCGCGTGATGCTCCGTACGGCCGACGGGTTCGCGGCCGGCACCGCCGCGGACGTGGAACAGCTGGCCGCGCGGGCGAGGGCGCTGCGGGCCGAGGGGGCGGAGGAGTTCGTCCTCGGCTTCCTGGACGCGCACGGCAATCCGGACCTGGCGGCGATCGAGGCGGTCGTGGCGGAGCTGGACGGCTGCAAGTGGACCTTCCACCGGGCCATCGACCGGGCCGCGGACCGGGACCAGCTGCGCAAGGCGATCGCCGAGCTGCCGCGGTCCGCGGCGCCGGACACGTACCTGACGGCGGGGGCGGCGGCCGGCGTGGACGCCGGGCTGCCGGTGCTGCTGGCCGAGGCGGCGCGCCGGGGCGAGCCGGGCTACACCGCGCAGATCCTGGTGGGCGGCGGGCTGGCGCTGTCCCACCTGCCGGTGCTCCGCGCGGCCGGGATCGACGCGTTCCACATCGGCGGCGCGGCCCGCCCCGACGGCTGGTCCGCCCCCGTCTCGGCGGCGGCAGTCGAAGACTGGCGCACCGCCCTGTCCTGA
- a CDS encoding HelD family protein has translation MREDVEALDIRDVTANWVNAIVLQAQIDDRIKALADLAHTPLFFGRLNYLHAPGAELAEGAEGEQFYIGRRHVHDADGDPMVIDWRAPVSQPFYRASKKDPQDIALRRRFGYTGGELTAYEDEHLSDPSEAAAVSKLLQQEIERPRVGPMRDIVATIQPEQDEIVRSGLSGSVCVQGGPGTGKTAVGLHRVAYLLYAHRERLARTGTLVIGPNRSFLHYIEQVLPALGELEVKQATVEDLVTQGGLEIRGADAAATAVVKGDARMAQVLRRAVRSHVTAPTEPLMVVRGSRRWRVPAYELEEIVAELQARDIRYGAARDALPQRIAHTVLVRMEQAGEAPDDRVQDAVARTAAVKTAVKAMWPAVDPAKLVLRLLSDAQFLAEHAQGVLSQEEQELLLWAKPPRSVKSAKWSAADLVLIDEAADLVERTHSLGHVVLDEAQDLSPMQYRAVGRRCTTGSATVLGDLAQGTTPWATRSWDEALAHLGKAEAVLEELTAGFRVPREVIAYASRLLPSISPGLAAVSSVRETPGSLVVSPAVDGADLTASVIEACRASLGHEGSIGLIAADARIAELAGALEAAGMAYLSPGEETTAASRLTLVPASLAKGLEYDYVVLDEPAAIVSGEPDERTGLRRLYVCLTRAVSGLTLLHADPLPAALAS, from the coding sequence ATGCGCGAGGACGTCGAGGCCCTCGACATCCGCGACGTCACGGCGAACTGGGTCAACGCGATCGTCCTCCAGGCCCAGATCGACGACCGGATCAAGGCCCTCGCCGACCTCGCGCACACCCCGCTCTTCTTCGGCCGCCTCAACTACCTGCACGCACCCGGCGCCGAGCTCGCCGAAGGGGCCGAGGGCGAGCAGTTCTACATCGGCCGCCGCCACGTCCACGACGCCGACGGCGATCCGATGGTGATCGACTGGCGCGCGCCCGTCTCCCAGCCCTTCTACCGGGCCTCCAAGAAGGACCCGCAGGACATCGCGCTGCGCCGCCGCTTCGGCTACACCGGCGGCGAGCTCACCGCGTACGAGGACGAGCACCTCTCCGACCCCTCGGAGGCGGCCGCCGTCAGCAAGCTGCTCCAGCAGGAGATCGAGCGCCCGCGCGTGGGCCCCATGCGCGACATCGTCGCGACGATCCAGCCCGAGCAGGACGAGATCGTCCGCTCCGGCCTGTCCGGTTCCGTCTGCGTGCAGGGCGGCCCCGGCACCGGGAAGACGGCCGTCGGCCTGCACCGCGTCGCGTACCTGCTGTACGCCCACCGCGAGCGGCTCGCCCGCACCGGCACGCTCGTCATCGGGCCGAACCGTTCCTTCCTGCACTACATCGAGCAGGTCCTCCCGGCGCTGGGCGAGCTGGAGGTCAAGCAGGCCACCGTCGAGGACCTCGTCACCCAGGGCGGTCTGGAGATCCGCGGCGCCGACGCCGCCGCCACGGCCGTCGTCAAGGGCGACGCCCGCATGGCGCAGGTGCTGCGCCGCGCGGTCCGCTCGCACGTCACCGCGCCCACCGAGCCGCTGATGGTGGTGCGCGGTTCGCGCCGGTGGCGGGTGCCGGCGTACGAGCTGGAGGAGATCGTGGCGGAGCTCCAGGCCCGCGACATCCGTTACGGCGCCGCCCGCGACGCGCTGCCGCAGCGGATCGCGCACACCGTGCTCGTACGGATGGAGCAGGCGGGCGAGGCTCCGGACGACCGCGTCCAGGACGCGGTGGCCCGCACCGCCGCCGTGAAGACGGCGGTCAAGGCGATGTGGCCGGCCGTGGACCCGGCGAAGCTGGTGCTGCGCCTGCTGTCGGACGCGCAGTTCCTGGCGGAGCACGCGCAGGGGGTGCTCTCGCAGGAGGAGCAGGAGCTGCTGCTGTGGGCGAAGCCGCCGCGCAGCGTGAAGTCGGCGAAGTGGTCGGCGGCCGACCTGGTCCTGATCGACGAGGCGGCCGACCTCGTGGAGCGTACGCACTCGCTGGGCCATGTCGTCCTCGACGAGGCGCAGGACCTGTCGCCGATGCAGTACCGGGCGGTGGGGCGGCGCTGTACGACCGGCTCGGCGACGGTCCTCGGCGACCTCGCGCAGGGCACGACCCCGTGGGCCACGCGCAGCTGGGACGAGGCGCTGGCGCACCTGGGCAAGGCGGAGGCGGTGCTGGAGGAGCTGACGGCGGGCTTCCGCGTGCCGCGCGAGGTGATCGCGTACGCCTCGCGGCTGCTGCCGTCGATCTCGCCGGGGCTGGCGGCGGTCTCCTCGGTGCGTGAGACGCCGGGCTCGCTGGTCGTCTCGCCGGCGGTGGACGGCGCCGACCTGACCGCCTCGGTGATCGAGGCGTGCCGCGCCTCCCTGGGGCACGAGGGCTCGATCGGCCTGATCGCGGCGGACGCGCGGATCGCGGAGCTGGCCGGGGCGCTGGAGGCGGCCGGGATGGCGTACCTGTCGCCCGGCGAGGAGACAACGGCGGCCTCGCGCCTGACCCTGGTCCCGGCCTCGCTGGCGAAGGGCCTGGAGTACGACTACGTGGTCCTGGACGAGCCGGCGGCGATCGTGTCGGGCGAGCCGGACGAGCGGACCGGGCTGCGCCGGCTCTACGTCTGCCTCACCCGGGCGGTGTCGGGCCTGACGCTGCTCCACGCGGATCCGCTGCCGGCGGCGCTGGCGTCGTAG
- a CDS encoding glycosyltransferase family 87 protein, giving the protein MTRSLPSSPPTSPLVGVLVAGPLLVLGVLCIVVRIPIADGLAAGLSAAEWQPPAAYPPFAAILFTPAAWLPSGVLKAVFALGNAGLLTLLILMSCRLAGLRARPGPVLAATIAGLWVEPLFQSLLAAQINLALACLVLWDLRRPRAALGQGFALGTAAGITLTPALLIPYLLLTGRIRAALTALGAFAGTALLGLLVLPQASAEFWARHLPASGRALLPDWPHLWVWSVPLLALLARAAARRRPKPPPDLPDLVPVPLPVRRSPLGQQDVRVVEDPQHHEQQTAARHHVLGQDL; this is encoded by the coding sequence GTGACCCGGAGCCTTCCTTCCAGCCCCCCGACGTCGCCCTTGGTCGGCGTGCTGGTCGCGGGCCCGCTCCTCGTGCTCGGCGTGCTCTGCATCGTGGTGCGGATCCCCATCGCCGACGGCCTCGCCGCCGGGCTCAGCGCCGCCGAGTGGCAGCCCCCCGCCGCGTACCCGCCGTTCGCGGCGATCCTGTTCACCCCGGCCGCCTGGCTGCCCTCCGGCGTGCTGAAGGCCGTTTTCGCACTCGGGAACGCGGGCCTGCTCACGCTGCTGATCCTGATGTCCTGCCGCCTCGCGGGACTGCGGGCCCGGCCCGGGCCCGTGCTGGCCGCCACCATCGCCGGGCTGTGGGTGGAGCCGCTGTTCCAGAGCCTGCTCGCCGCGCAGATCAACCTGGCGCTGGCCTGCCTGGTCCTGTGGGACCTGCGCCGGCCCCGCGCAGCCCTCGGCCAGGGCTTCGCGCTGGGCACCGCCGCCGGGATCACCCTGACCCCGGCGCTGCTCATCCCGTACCTGCTGCTGACCGGCCGGATCCGGGCCGCGCTGACGGCGCTCGGCGCCTTCGCCGGTACCGCCCTGCTCGGGCTGCTGGTCCTCCCGCAGGCCTCCGCCGAGTTCTGGGCCCGGCACCTGCCCGCCTCCGGCCGGGCCCTGCTGCCGGACTGGCCGCACCTGTGGGTCTGGTCGGTCCCGCTGCTCGCCCTCCTGGCCCGGGCGGCGGCCCGCCGGCGGCCGAAGCCCCCGCCGGACCTGCCGGACCTGGTCCCGGTCCCCCTCCCCGTCCGCAGGTCACCCCTCGGGCAGCAGGATGTCCGCGTCGTCGAAGATCCTCAGCACCACGAGCAGCAGACGGCCGCGCGACACCACGTACTCGGCCAGGACCTGTGA